Proteins from one Anopheles nili chromosome 2, idAnoNiliSN_F5_01, whole genome shotgun sequence genomic window:
- the LOC128730887 gene encoding LOW QUALITY PROTEIN: odorant receptor 22c-like (The sequence of the model RefSeq protein was modified relative to this genomic sequence to represent the inferred CDS: deleted 2 bases in 1 codon) codes for MKALMVFNVVSLALCITGEFLHGLYAYQDGDLSETIESICPTVARISGFLRIVFYIIYRSEIEDILLKIHQVIRNEHPRENDTTKRMKRLGQKFTLFLMLSMFFAALLYGVTPFFIMTYNWFQGQRPLVKLLPFKIALPFDSQKPLIFFLVTVFLNYASSPTINSQTGCDSLFSGVCLYLSGQFVAIRLEIEALAASVDRTALKASSSETHRINEELKRISARHQQLIDLVNDARQAFVSSILLVYTCSALIICIVCIAMLVVRSYTLFVRIEGPSQLTHPYPGRFSNPQVQGIYKLTYIPYALAELILLFLYSYSGTIIRDSSEAIQTVAYGFPWYQFDRNTRHLIQMIMIRAQYGSNLNVPFFEPSMESFSVIVRTASSYITLMNSFL; via the exons ATGAAGGCGCTAATGGTGTTTAATGTGGTATCACTCGCCCTATGCATTACGGGCGAGTTCCTGCACGGACTCTACGCGTACCAGGACGGTGACTTAAGTGAAACTATTGAGAGCATCTGCCCAACCGTGGCGCGTATCTCTGGCTTTTTACGCATCGTATTCTATATCATCTATCGGTCCGAAATTGAAGACATCCTCTTGAAGATCCATCAAGTAATTCGAA ATGAACACCCACGAGAAAACGACACCACTAAGCGAATGAAGAGACTGGGCCAAAAGTTTACCCTCTTCCTGATGCTGTCAATGTTTTTTGCCGCCCTGCTCTACGGTGTTACGCCGTTTTTCATCATGACCTACAACTGGTTCCAAGGGCAGCGCCCTCTCGTGAAGCTACTACCGTTCAAGATTGC GCTCCCGTTTGATTCCCAGAAGCCACTGATCTTTTTCCTGGTAACGGTGTTCTTAAACTACGCCTCATCGCCTACGATCAACTCCCAAACGGGTTGTGACTCCCTGTTCAGTGGCGTTTGTCTGTACCTCAGTGGTCAGTTTGTGGCCATTAGGCTGGAAATTGAAGCCCTAGCCGCTAGCGTGGACCGTACAGCGTTGAAAGCCTCCTCTTCGGAGACGCATCGCATCAACGAAGAGCTAAAGCGCATCAGCGCGCGACATCAGCAATTAATCGACTTAGTGAACGACGCTCGCCAGGCATTCGTCTCAAGCATTCTGCTCGTGTACACCTGCTCTGCCCTCATCATTTGCATTGTTTGCATCGCGATGCTCGTCGTACGTAGTTACACCCTTTTTGTGCGGATAGAAGGACCCTCGCAACTCACGCACCCATATCCTGGC cgtttttccaacccacagGTGCAGGGCATCTATAAGCTCACCTATATACCGTACGCGCTCGCGGAGCTGATACTGCTGTTTTTGTACTCGTACAGCGGTACGATCATCCGTGACTCG AGCGAAGCCATCCAAACGGTGGCGTACGGGTTTCCTTGGTATCAGTTCGACCGCAACACACGCCACCTCATCCAAATGATAATGATTAGGGCCCAGTACGGATCGAATCTGAACGTACCGTTCTTCGAACCATCGATGGAAAGCTTTTCGGTG ATCGTCCGGACGGCTTCATCGTACATCACGCTAATGAACTCGTTCCTCTAA